The Aquila chrysaetos chrysaetos chromosome 19, bAquChr1.4, whole genome shotgun sequence genome includes a region encoding these proteins:
- the LOC115353567 gene encoding stromelysin-1-like: MRMENLSFLLLLCAALSYAFPADTRQKKEDGMQLIQNYLENYYGFKKDGESFIWKNNSPMTPKIKEMQEFFGLEVTGKLDSGTLDLVQKRRCGFPDVAGFSTFAGQPKWEKQVLTYRILNYTPDLRPADVNAAIKKALSVWSSVTPLKFIKKDRGDADIMISFAARGHNDFIPFDGPGGSIAHAYAPGKDFGGDAHFDEDETWTKSTEGTNLFYVAAHEFGHSLGLFHSKDPNALMYPVYRKFDPSVFPLHQDDINGIQYLYGPSSNTHNDQMESTEIKDPPESKDPALPNTCGPDLTFDAVTTFRGEIMFFKDKHFWRKHPAVRTADFNLISSFWPRLPPGVDAAYEIPEKDETVIFKGNEFWVVRGDTILPGYPQKVYTLGFSKDVTKIDAAFYNGIEGKTYYFIADKFWSYDTRSQSIDRKPTLIRDAFPGINGKIDAVFQHENFFYFFHERKQFEFDPDKKRVTRLLKTNFWFPC; encoded by the exons ATGAGAATGGAGAACCTCTCATTTCTCCTGTTATTATGTGCCGCACTTTCTTACGCTTTTCCTGCAGAtacaaggcagaagaaagaagacGGCATGCAGCTTATCCAG aactACCTGGAAAATTACTATGGCtttaagaaagatggggaatctttcatttggaaaaataatagtCCAATGAccccaaaaataaaagaaatgcaggaatTCTTTGGACTGGAGGTGACAGGGAAACTGGATTCTGGCACTTTGGACCTGGTACAAAAACGTCGTTGTGGATTCCCTGACGTAGCTGGGTTCTCCACCTTTGCAGGACAgccaaaatgggaaaaacaagTTCTGACATACAG gatattAAACTACACACCAGACCTGCGTCCAGCAGATGTCAATGCAGCGATCAAGAAAGCGTTAAGTGTTTGGAGCAGTGTGACCCCACTGAAATTCATCAAGAAGGATAGAGGTGATGCAGACATAATGATCTCCTTTGCAGCCAGAG GTCACAATGACTTCATCCCCTTTGATGGCCCAGGAGGGTCCATTGCGCATGCCTATGCACCCGGCAAGGACTTTGGTGGAGATGCTCACTTCGATGAGGACGAAACCTGGACCAAAAGCACAGAGG gtACAAACCTGTTTTATGTTGCTGCCCATGAGTTTGGCCATTCACTGGGACTTTTCCATTCCAAAGACCCCAATGCTCTGATGTACCCAGTTTATAGGAAATTTGACCCTTCAGTATTCCCTCTTCATCAGGATGATATTAATGGCATTCAATACCTCTATG GACCATCTTCTAACACCCACAATGACCAAATGGAATCTACTGAGATAAAAGACCCTCCTGAGTCAAAAGATCCTGCACTGCCAAACACCTGTGGCCCTGATTTAACTTTTGATGCTGTCACCACTTTCCGTGGAGAAATAATGTTCTTTAAAGACAA GCATTTTTGGCGCAAGCATCCTGCAGTCAGAACAgctgattttaatttaatatcttCGTTCTGGCCACGGCTGCCACCTGGTGTTGATGCTGCATATGAAATTCCTGAAAAAGACgaaactgtcatttttaaag GGAATGAATTCTGGGTTGTGAGAGGAGATACTATACTTCCTGGATACCCCCAAAAAGTATACACcctgggattttcaaaggatGTTACCAAAATCGATGCTGCTTTTTATAATGGAATTGAGGGGAAAACATATTACTTCATAGCAGACAAATTTTGGAG TTATGATACAAGAAGTCAGTCTATAGACAGGAAGCCCACACTGATAAGAGATGCATTTCCAGGAATTAATGGGAAGATTGATGCTGTTTTTCAACATGAAA acttcttttatttcttccatgaAAGGAAGCAATTTGAGTTTGACCCTGATAAGAAGAGAGTTACACGCCTCCTAAAGACAAACTTCTGGTTTCCatgttaa
- the LOC115353351 gene encoding interstitial collagenase-like translates to MKTLSLLLLVYVAVSSAFPVAPEAEDEGKTLRLVESYLQNFYGLQRHDRPHVRQKGENSLAEKLKEMQAFYGLQVTGKPDLDTLEMMKKPRCGIPDIGQYVFTAGNPKWKRNNLTYRILNYTPKMRQADVDEAIQKALSVWSNVTPLTFQKIEDKEADIMISFAYRDHQDNSPFDGPNGQLAHAFQPGEGIGGDVHLDEEEAWTKDGRGYNLFIVVAHELGHSLGLSHSNDPGALMYPTYSYTDPNEFLLPQDDIDGIQAIYGQSNAAVQPTGPVTPQACDPNLTFDAITTLRGETIFFKGRYMLRKHPERTEAELNFISLFWPKLPSGIQAAYENIERDEVLLFKEDKYWVLRGYDIAPGYPKQIYHLGFPKTVKRVNAAYSDEATGKTYFFIADRYWRYDENKKSMDSDYPRKIVSDFGKIGRVDAVFQKNGYVYFFHGTTQFQFDPRAKRIVRKMKSISWFNC, encoded by the exons ATGAAGACCCTTTCGCTTCTCCTGTTGGTATATGTGGCTgtctcctctgcttttcctgtggcTCCAGAAGCAGAAGATGAGGGAAAAACCCTACGGCTCGTAgag AGTTATCTACAGAATTTCTATGGTCTTCAAAGGCATGACCGCCCTCATGTAAGACAGAAGGGTGAAAATTCCCTTGCTGAAAAGCTCAAGGAAATGCAGGCATTCTATGGACTACAAGTGACTGGGAAACCTGATCTTGACACTTTGGAGATGATGAAAAAACCCAGATGTGGTATACCTGATATAGGGCAATACGTGTTCACAGCAGGGAATcccaaatggaaaagaaataatctgaCATACAG GATTTTGAATTACACCCCAAAGATGAGACAAGCCGATGTAGATGAAGCAATCCAAAAAGCTCTCAGTGTCTGGAGCAACGTGACACCATTGACATTCCAAAAAATTGAGGACAAAGAAGCAGATATAATGATCTCTTTTGCTTATAGAG ACCACCAAGACAACTCTCCTTTTGATGGCCCCAATGGGCAGCTGGCTCATGCTTTCCAGCCTGGTGAAGGTATTGGTGGAGATGTACATCTTGATGAGGAGGAAGCCTGGACAAAAGATGGAAGAG GCTACAATTTGTTCATTGTTGTTGCCCATGAGCTTGGCCATTCGCTGGGTCTGTCTCATTCAAATGATCCTGGAGCACTGATGTATCCAACTTACTCCTACACGGATCCCAATGaattccttcttcctcaggaTGACATTGATGGCATTCAAGCCATCTATG GACAGTCTAATGCTGCTGTGCAGCCAACAGGACCCGTAACTCCACAAGCTTGTGACCCAAATTTGACATTTGATGCCATTACTACCCTACGTGGAGAAACAATATTCTTCAAGGGCAG ATACATGCTGCGCAAACATCCTGAGAGGACAGAGGCAGAGCTCAATTTTATCTCACTGTTCTGGCCAAAGTTACCATCAGGAATTCAAGCTGCTTATGAAAACATTGAGAGGGatgaagttttactttttaaag AGGATAAATATTGGGTTCTCAGGGGATATGACATTGCACCTGGCTATCCTAAACAAATCTATCATTTGGGGTTCCCAAAGACTGTTAAAAGAGTTAATGCAGCTTACAGTGATGAAGCCACAGGAAAAACATACTTCTTTATAGCTGACAGATACTGGAG atatgatgaaaacaaaaaatccatgGATAGTGATTATCCCAGGAAAATAGTCTCCGACTTTGGAAAAATTGGCAGAGTTGatgctgttttccagaaaaatg gcTATGTCTACTTCTTCCATGGAACAACTCAGTTCCAGTTTGATCCTCGTGCCAAACGGATtgtcagaaaaatgaagagcatCAGCTGGTTTAATTGTTAA